The genomic segment CAATTGGAACAGTTGTTGCGAATACATGTGCAGTATTGTACTATGTTTATTACCTTAAAAACAAAAGTTCTACTTTGACAGTTTCCATAAGTACATTCAAACCAACGCTTAGCATGTTGAAAGATATTTTTAAGATAGGAATATCCTCTTTCCTATTAGATGCATTTTTGATTGTTTCCGTTTTATTGTTAAATAATTTTTCAGCATACTATGGCGACTATGCTGTTGCTGCATTTGGAATATCTCTGCGAATTGCCCAACTTGCTCAATTTGCTGCTAAAGGGTTATATATTGGAGTTATTCCCTTAATTGCTTATGCGTATGCAGCTAACAATATAAAACGAATGAAGAGTATTATAAATATTACTGCAGCCTATATTGCAATCCTAACTATGGCCTTTTCATTGATAATATTTATCTTCAGAAAACCAATATTACATTTATTTAGCCATAATACTTACGTAATAAACACTGGGATATACATTTTGCTAGCTATGCTTATTTCAGCTTTGTTTGCTGGCATTACTGGTCTTTTTATAGCAATATTCCAAGGAGCTGGAAGAGGTAAAGATGCAACCATAATGTCTGTAGTGCAGGGAACATTATTAATTCCTATTATGATTTTAGGAAAATATACGTTTGGTTTACATGGAGTTATATGGTCGATGACTATAACAGAAATATTAACTTGCATAATAGGATTATATTTATGGATTCAACTTCAACGAGATATTTCTATGAAGGAGTAAAAATAGATATATTCAACTAAAAATATAACAATTATTATATGTTTATATGCGTATTTATAAGTTAGTTTGATTGATCGGTATATTTAAAATTAATGTACCTTAATAAATATCTTGACAATAAAAGCAGCAAAGTATAGCATGCAAGTAAGTCACCTTACTTACAATTAAGAATAAAGAAGACATTATATAGAGCAGGATGCGATTGTAATTCCATAATTGAAGGTGATACATTGTACTTACAGGATATATTTTCGCCTTTAGAAGTTAATTTAGATAATATTATTAAGAACATCTGAAATAAAGAAATAAAGACAACAATGTATTAACTCAGATCCAAATAGATAATATAACATCTTTATAACATCTTATTATATTGAATGACGGGGGTAGCATCAAACTGATTTTCTTGAAAATAATTACACAAAGTATTAAAATATTTATATAAATATAAATATAAAAATAAGATACTATCTTATTTTTTAATAAAGGAGAATGTTTATGAATCTATATAATGAAAATTCTTTATTTTATAAAAGTTCACGTAAAATAGTTTCTGTGGCCATATTTATATTGTTTTTTATTCATATATTTAATTCCTACAATGGTATAGACGATAAGTCTCTATTGAATTTAGTAATGGTTTGTGTTGGTATCGATACTTTACTTTATAGTATTTTGCAACTTAAAAAACAAAATATAATCGGTTTTATATTATTATTGTTAATTGGAGTTTGTACAACAGTATTAGGGATTACTTTCTTGTGTAAATAAGTATGTCTATTATTACTTTAGCCTTTTGTAAACATTATAAATACTTATAAAATAAAATAACGTGAAATTTTGGTTTCACGTTATTTGTTCTTTTCCCATCCATATTATATTGTATTCCCTAGGGGAATTAAAGTTTAGCTATTTATAATGTCATAGTATTATTAGGTAAGGATTACATAGGAGGGGGGAGAATAACATTAAGGTGGAATATTTTAAAAAAAAAGAAACTATTAATAATTGAAGATTGCTCTATAGATATGAATAATATTCCTAAACATATTGGGAATTATGCTTACTCTTGGATAAGGCAATAGTGGTATAAGTGAATAAATATTTATGAGGAACTTGTAAAAATAGACGACACAATAATATTACTTATATTTTGTAAGGAAAGTGAGGCAAATAAAATGATACAATCTATTGTACACATTGCGTTAGTAGTCAAAGACTATGATGAAGCCATTGAATTTTACACAAAGAAACTTCATTTTACATTAATAGAAGACACATACCAAGAAGACCAAGATAAACGTTGGGTGGTAGTGTCTCCACCAAGTTCGTCAGGAACTACAATATTACTCGCAAGAGCTTCTAAACCTGAACAACTATCGTTTATTGGAAATCAGGCAGGAGGACGAGTTTTCCTATTCCTTGGAACAGATGATTTTTGGAGAGATTATAACGAAATGATAGCAAAAGGTATAGAATTTGTTAGAGAACCTAAAGAACAATCATATGGTACAGTTGCAGTATTCAAAGATTTATACGGAAACTTATGGGATTTAGTTCAATTTAAAGAGAACCATCCAATTGCTCAAAGAGTAAAATAAGCATACTCTATAGTAAATGTAATATGCAACATTCGAATATGTCGTCACAAGTAAACCCATATCAGTAAATACGGGTTTACTTTATTATATATATTGATATTCTGAATGTAACACAATAACCAATTGAGTTACATTCACAGTGAGTC from the Clostridium sp. CM027 genome contains:
- a CDS encoding MATE family efflux transporter, whose protein sequence is MENTENYYFEQATIPKAIAHMAVPMMLGMSVIMIYNVINAFFIGMLNNTSMMTAVTLALPFTIILSGIGNIFGVGGGTYISRLLGETKLEDAKKVSSVTFFLSILAGFIFMLFAIPLIHPILKVLGAKGDTVLFTKDFIMVLILGSPFVISNFALGQVVRAEGSSKVSMNGMFISVIINIVLDPILIFTCHLNIVGAAIGTVVANTCAVLYYVYYLKNKSSTLTVSISTFKPTLSMLKDIFKIGISSFLLDAFLIVSVLLLNNFSAYYGDYAVAAFGISLRIAQLAQFAAKGLYIGVIPLIAYAYAANNIKRMKSIINITAAYIAILTMAFSLIIFIFRKPILHLFSHNTYVINTGIYILLAMLISALFAGITGLFIAIFQGAGRGKDATIMSVVQGTLLIPIMILGKYTFGLHGVIWSMTITEILTCIIGLYLWIQLQRDISMKE
- a CDS encoding VOC family protein, coding for MIQSIVHIALVVKDYDEAIEFYTKKLHFTLIEDTYQEDQDKRWVVVSPPSSSGTTILLARASKPEQLSFIGNQAGGRVFLFLGTDDFWRDYNEMIAKGIEFVREPKEQSYGTVAVFKDLYGNLWDLVQFKENHPIAQRVK